gcatgattttggaattttttgcaccagaaaaCTTATCGTCTAATTAATTccctttttccataaacttttcagaAGTGCCCTTGTATGTGCTCTAATTTTATAAACCTGCCAGCACGGTTTGTTTACAGAGCATCACCACCAACACATGAGCAAGGTGTTGCGCTGTGACGTTAGGATGGCTACAACATCCCGAGGCAGCAGGAATTCTCCAGCTCCATTATAATCTGCTGGGACCACTGCTGTATATGTTGTCTGTCATTGAGCAAAATGTCAGTGAGGCACACGACTAGTGAACAGACACTGCATGCTGGTTGGTCGTGGCTGGGGTATGGCCTGCGACCATGGAACTGCGACCATGAAGACAACTTGGCCACATGAGTATCTGCTCCATGACCTCAGCTGTGTCCTCCCCAGGGGTGCTCCATCAGAGAACCTGGACATCCGCAGCCCACACCACTCAGATGTTTTCTCCCCCCGGAGAGACTGGACTAGGGAACAACCCTGGCAGGTGTTCTTAGATGGATTTTTGGGGTGCTGGATATTCAGCCAGACTTTTAAATGCAAGGCTTCCTACTCTTTGGGGCCACTGCGAGGGTGTCATTTTGAGAGAGCTGAAGTTAGATGTGTGGGAGTCTCTGGATCAGGTGGCCCCCTAGAAGTCTTTAAAGAGCTTTAGATCGGCCCTCCCTGATGCGTCCACCTGTGTTTGTTAAGTGCCTCTGCCCCGACCATCCAGCCATTTCCATGCCCACTCTTGTGCTCTCAGCGATAACACTGTGTGGCTTCTATTTGTGGAGCCCGAAAAAGTGGACGGTCCTTATATTGACTGACCAGCTCCCCACAGATCGGAAAGGAAGGAAGTGGGAACGCGGTCTGGGGTGTGGCTTGGTTAAGGGGTGGCGGTGCTGGGTGATCTGTCATGTAGGGCACTAGATCGGTGGAGCTGACTGTGGTAGTATCTTTCTTTAAGGCACATGGAGCCTCATGTGGAAGGGGTAACGTGGTGAACCCCTAGTGTGAGGCAAAGCCGTCAAGCCTTTTGTGGCAGAGTCAGTAATGGGCCCTGGGTGCCATGGGCAGATTCCTGTCTGGTTTACAGCACTGGGAAACCTGAGACCGTCATCCAAGTTTCCCTTCTCCCCAAGCACAAGGTCAAGGGCCTTCACATTCTACAGCTCATGGCTGTTCTCTCACTGCTGTAGTGAACCTTGATGGATAACAGAGTCCAGCTCCACAGGCCAAGCCTCAGGTGTTGGCCTATTGGGATCCTGTGTGCTAAGGTCACAGCACTCTTACAACAATGTCTTGGTATTGCTTTGGCTACTGTGACACACTTGAGATGTAGACAAGAGAGTAACTTGTCCTCGTAGAGTAGACCTGGTGGGTGATTGGCTGTGATGCTCCCTCCAGGCCACTTCCTTCTAAGTCCTGTGCTGTCTGGGGTTTGGGATGCAGCTGCCCTGCCGTGCTGTGGGCAGACACTCTGGATCACAATGAATGCCACATCTTGCTCATGGTTCCTAACCCTggaaacttccctccctccttctgcctccccTCTTTTATATTCAGAATCAGTGCCAACAACTTTTTGGACCAgaaggtgcagctccagctagcTCTTAGGGGTTTCCCTCCACAGCTGATGCTGGGCTTGGGGGGTGATGCTGGTGCTTCTCAGGGGGCTGCTTTGTCTGTGTGCTTGGCCATTTCCTGTcttgttctccctgatcaccaCTTCCTGTTCTCCCCCACTGGTTACACCTATGGAGGATGTGACTGTTAGGACCAGGGGAATTGGATGTATCTATCCCCAGCAAAAGGGTTAATGCTCACGTCTTTCTAGGGCCTGCAGTGAGTGTGATGGGGGAGGGTGGTAAGGAATGTGGCCTAAGCCCTGTCCAGGTCCCTAGTTTGTTTCCTAACTTGTGCTACTTCTGCGTCCCTTTGCGTGAGGCATCAGTGTGTTTTCAGTTAATAGTGCTGAGAGGTGACAGCTTAGACCCTGTGGCCCTTGACGCTGCTGTttctggcttcttccaggtcaccctaCCTGCCTGCAGTTCACCCTGAACATGACCGAGGCCGTCAAGACCTACAAGTGGCAGTGCATTGAGTGCAAGTCCTGCATTCTCTGTGGGACCTCGGAGAATGACGTGAGTGGGGGGCTTCTctgtgggagggagagagctgaGGAGCTGGGAGTCCTTGATGGGTGGAGAGGAGGGCGGGACTCTTGTCACTGGGCTCCTGGGGTGAAGGGCAGTCAGTTTTGTTCATTGTCTCCGCGGCATTGGGACCCTTGCTCTACAGGGACCTGGGGTGATCTTTGTGCCTGAGGAGAGAGACATAGATGGTGGCCACCAGGGGCTGTCTCGATGGGCATTCACCCTTGAGAGTTCAGTGACTAACATTGGTCACCATTGCTTGGCTGTGCCCATCACATTCCACTGTGTTACCTCCTATGTTCTAAATGTGAAATCTAAGAAAtgtcaaactttttaaagaaacctcTATTATGAACTATTCCCAACATATGAAAAGTAGAGAATGATAAAACCCTCACCAACTTCAACAATGACCAACACTTGTCCAAACTTCTTCCATGCTTCCTCCATCTATAATCCTAGCCGTAATATCCTTCTACCTGGAAGTATTTCACATGTATGTCAACAAGACAAGgattaactttttaagaaaaataaccaGAAATAACAACATGGGTAACATATACTCAAGTACCAAAACTTCTCATTTCCTCACTTGTATTATAAATATCTTTACTCCAGACTGTTTATTGGAATTGAGAGCCAAACAAGGCTCATTGATTGCAATTAGTTGATATACCCTCATAGcttctttaaatatatacaaagacacttcaaaaacttcacggaaagtggaattagaagaAAAGTGTGGGGTGGGTATTTGTCTAGAGGTCAaggtgcccatgtcccacattagagtgcctgggttcaattcctggctttgttcccacctccagcttcctacgaatgcagaccctgggaggcggcagtgatggctccagtacctgggttcctgttacccgtgtgggagacctgaggaagttcctcgttcccagcttcagccccagcctagtcctggccattattGGCCCTTGAGCAATGAATGAGTGAACCTGGGAATGGGATCAcactctctttttgtaactccctctctctcaagtaaattaattaattaaaacatttactttgtttcaaaaattttttaaatacatgcatgctttttttcataatatatgttttcatgagcttttttgaAGAAATCCttatgtacatggatttcaaaattttttgcaccaaaataagtatatcttttacTTTCActaccatgaacttttggaattaacctcatatataatttttgtaaaatagAGTATCTAGATTTCTGTTCCGTGTTGCTCTTTATTTTCCCCCTCAAATTGTTTGTTGAAGAAACCCGATTGTTCAATGGAGTTCCTCGGTGTATTTTCCTGAGTGCACCCCTGTAGTATCGTTTCACACTCTGCTCTGCCTTTTCCTGTTTCTTGTAAGTCGGTGATTAGAGCTAGAGGCTGGGTTCCGGctgcccctctctgcccctctctgcccctctcgtctctgcctctctgcgcCCTCACCATCCCTTTCTGGCTCTGTCTCCTTGGGGAAACTGCTGCACTGGTGATGGTAGATGTTTCCATCAGGACGAACGCGATGCCTGGTGTCCCCAGCTGTTGATGTTCCTTAGCTAGATTGACTGTTTCATTGGGGCTTGCCAAATAGCGATATCTTATTTGataatctctcctttttttttgttagctGGAGTAATTCCACAAAGAGAAACTTGCCCAAACTTGTATTTGGTGCCCCTTGGATATAAATTACATAGAAGAGGCATGATGAAGGTTTCCTTGTTCTAGTTTTTGAAGCAATAGGGTAGTTAAAAtactttttcctgttctttttgtttttgtttttttttttagatttatttatttgaaaggcagaatcatagagacaggggaggagagagacaaagagaaaaagaaagagaaagagagagagaaagagatcgccccaaatgatcacaacggtcagggctgggccaggctgaagccaggagcctggaactccacccaggtctcctacgtgagtggcaggggcccgagcccctgggccgtcttccactgctttcccaagcacattagcaggcagctggattgggagaggaacagccaggacacaaactggcactcacatgggacgccagcattgcaggcgggggcttaacctgcttcaccaccaTTCTGGCCCAAAAAcgttttcttaattaaaaacacTCAAGAAAATAGGAATTGTGGGATACCTTCTTCCTGTGGTAACATACTTATGCCTTAGAGCTAAAGCCAATATGCTATTGGATAGGTGGAACACGGCAGGCGTTTCCACTAAGACCCGGAACTGGGCAGGAACGGGTACTGCCTCTGCTACTGCCATGCAGCATTAGTCTAGAGGTAACAGCTGCTGCGCTTGATCAGGCGAAATCAACTAGAGGCACGAGACTGGTAaagtacaggttgagcatccctaatctgaaaacccAAAATCCGAAGAGCTCCCAAATCCAAAGCATTTGGAGTGGCAACATGCTGCCGCAAGTGAAAAAATCTACATTGTGAAACTTTGGTTCCTACACGAAGTTATTAGAAATGCTGTATGAATCACCTTCCGGCTGTGTGTATATGCAACAGAAGTGAATTCCAGGTTCAGATGTAGGTTCCACTCCCTAAGATTTCATTATGCATATGTAAAATGTGAACGTATGAAATCttttccaaaatatgaaaaaaaatctgaaatccaaaacgcttctggtcccaagcattttggataagggatattcaacctgtaGTAAAACTTTCTCTATTTTCATGTGTGTGAGAGTAAAACCTTCATGACTCGGTGATAACATTAACTCAAACATCCAAGTGAACaaggtataaaatcaacatatagaATTAATAGGCTTCATGTAGGGGGTTTCCCTCTCTTGGAAGCCTCCCCTCAATGCTGCTGTGGCTGGAGGGCTTTGACTCAATAAATCTTTgaatctcaagaaaaaaataggcttcatatacacagataatAATCAGAGAACATAATTCCATTTGTATAGCAACCagaaaaaatacttagaaatatattttacaacAAATGTGCAAAACtatgtgaaaaaattttaaacacttttGAAAAGACTCAGAGACCAAGTGGGGAGGCCTCCTGTGATTCTGGATAAAATGACTTAACTCTACAAAGATGTCAGTTCTTCCTAAGttaatttacaaatttatttgaagcccaataaaaatatcaacaactttttttttttaatttagtaagaCAAGTTgacttaaaaaacacaaatgtgcaaGAACAGCCTCAAAATACTCATAAACAAACTGGAGATTGGCACCACAAGACCTTAAAATCTCCTATAAAATCTCTATGGTTAAGGCAGTGTGGGACGGAGGCATGAGTAGACAAATAGACCAGTTGGACCAGGATCAAAAGCCCATAAATAGATCCAAGCACATTTGGAAATAGAAGATAAAGTTTGCACCTACCATTACTGTGTCAAAGACAGACTTTTTAATGAGTGGTGCTGGGACAATgaggtggccatgtggggaaagACAAAATtagatccagatctcccaccatAGATTGGGGATGCAAATGAAAAGGTGGGACTACAGCAATGCTAGGATACTGGACAGAGCCCCCATTCATGCAGGTCAGGGTTTGTTAGCCATGGCTGACATCTAGACACGATGAGATAAAATATTGATAGATTTGATTCCATAAAACTGTGTCGTGGAAAACTTGAGAAAGTGGAGagtgagactgggaggaagtgTTTGTGGCGTGTGCCAGAGATAAAGGGCTAATACACCTcaactatattaaaaaaaaaaaattcttaaaaacggAGGGGCAGAAGACCAAGAATGTGATGGAAAATGAGGAAATCTGTGAAAGACAATTGAGGAAAGGCATAAAAATAACCTAAGACATGTGAAATCAAGTCCCAATGCCCTCATTAGGACATTGAAGTGAAAACAAAATTGAGCTACTATTTCGTAACTGTCAAGGGGTAAACGTTAAGTATTGTGACACATCCTGCTGAGGGATCAATGTCAAAAGGGATGCCTtcttcactgttggtgggaatacaaagtGGCCCCAATGTTAGGGGGGAACACCTAACAAAACCGTAGTACAACAAAATTTACACCTCCCTTGTGACTCAGCGATCCTCCCTGGAGGAAGCATTCCTGAATATCTACCCCAGCACTAGGAAAATACATATGCATACGATTTTGTGGTAGCATTGTTCATATAATTGGAAAACACTGGCTACAACCTAAATGACCAAATGTAGATGAGTGATTAAACAAACAGTAACACAGACATATAGGAGGACTAGGCAACAGCAAGAGAGAATAAGGCAGATGTCTATGAAGAACTGGACGTGATCTCCAAGGTACATTGTTGAGTGAAAAAGCAACGTAAAACAGAGCATATATAGTATGCTGCCTTCATTGGTAGAAAGCaggaaatataagaaaatataagaaaacatggCTGCATGTTTGTATGAAATAAATACAGGAAGAATAAAGTGAGCTTGGTTATCTGCAGAGGTGAGTGGGGACAGAGAAGGAATGGTGACACGCAGATGAGGTATGAGCAGTGGGGAGGAGAAGCATTTTTTTGAAGATATCTTTGTTTATGTCTCTCTCAGAATGAAGATAAGATATATGCTAGGTCTGAGCTAGCCATATGGTAGTTAGAATGGCTACTGAGGATCAGGTTTCTCATAGTTAGAATGGCTAATGAGGAGCAGGTGACTAAATCCTGTGTTCCTGGATTGGAATAGGTGATATTGGTATGAGCTCGCTGTAGGTGATAAATGTAAGGTAACACGATGTAACTCGGTATGGAGAGTGTGTATAACATCCATCTCTAACTGTATACACACATTTGAGCAGATACAGAGTTAAATACAGATATGTGCACAGTGTACCTGTGCATTTCCTAACTCTGTTGGCAGAGAAGACCTAGAAGCCGTGAGAGCCTCGGAGCACTGAGGCCACTTAGCACCCAGATCCTGGTTTCTAAACACCATTCTCTCATCAAGGACCTGGGGATCCCTGGAGAAGTGGCTGGTCCAGGGCTGTGACGTGAAATCTACCAGGTGAACCTGCAATGTCTTGTGATGATTCTAAGtaaggaaacacagagaaatgataGGGCATGGCTAGAGGACACAGGAGCCAACCTGAAGGAACTGCTAATGGCCAAATCTGGGAAAATCTGAGCCACAAAATAAATCATGATATTATTAGAGTAGAACCTCAAGAACCAAATAAAGATCcacactgatattttaaaaatttcacaaaatatatATAGTAGCTGGTGCcacggcacactaggctaatcctctgcctgcggcgccggcaccctgggttctagtgctggtcggggtgccagattctgtcccagttgctcctcttccagtccagctctctgctgtggcccgggaggacactggaggatggcccaagtgcttgggccctgcacccacatgggagaccaggagaagcatctggctcctggcttcggatcagcacggtatgtatcggccactggggggtgaaccaaaggaaaaaggaagaccttcctctctctctctctctctctctctcactgtccactctgcctgtcaaaaacaaatatgtattgtaaaaactatgcataggttttaaaaaatattttaaatatttatttatttatttgaaaggcagggtgacagagagacagagacacagagagacatagaaagagaaaatctacctgccagttcactccccaaacgagtgcaatagctgggcctgggccagggccaggttgatgccaggagtcggaagctccatccaggtctcccacatggatgcaggggcccaagacacctgagccatcttctgctgccttcctgggtgcattagcagggagctggattggaagtggagcagccgacacTCGAACTGGAGCAGCAACATGGAATGGCAGCATTGCGAGTGgttgcttaacccactttgccacaatgccagaccctgaaaaagttttttaccaaaataagtatcttttaattagattttccatgaactttttgaagtacctttgtataagCTGCTAACATCAGAAGAAACTAAGTAAAAGTCTACATGAAATACTCAGTATCatttttacaactttgaaaaaagatagtttaaaaatttgaaaggcagccggcgccgcggctcactaggctaatcctccgccttgcggcgccggcacaccgggttctagtcccggtcggggcaccgatcctgtcccggttgcccctcttccaggccagctctctgctgtggccagggagtgcagtggaggatggcccaagtccttgggccctgcaccccatgggagaccaggagaagcacctggctcctgccatcggatcagcgcggtgcgccggccgcagcgcgcctaccgcggcggccattggagggtgaaccaacggcaaaaggaagacctttctctctgtctctctctcactgtccactctgcctgtcaaaaaaaaaaatttgaaaggcagagtgatgggaggtagggggaggagtgagagagagtgagagagagagagagagagagggagagtgagcgagagagagatcttccacccactggttcactccccaaatggtgcaacagccagggctaggtcaggcagagtcagaatccaggagctccatccaggtctcccatgtgggtggcaggggcccaagccctcaggcacatcagcagggagttggctcagaagcagagcagctggggctcaaactggcactccaatatgaaatgccaTTGTCACAGGTTGATGacgtaactgctgtgccacaatgccggtctcagattgcttattttaaagtcatttggTGGTTTTCCTCTGTGGTTATGCCACCAACAGGATACATCGTTAgattcatttgtttcatttttcttttgtttttagagacacattttactttaaattttattatgcaAAATATTCACTGGTTCCAGAATCCAATCTGTAAAGTAACAATATATTCTAAGAAGTTTACCTTCTACCCTTCCCTCTTACACATGGTTTCCTCACTCTGCTTATAGAtaaccatcttttaaaaaatgtatggctTATCCTTGTGTTTTGTTTAATTGGATGCACATGTCACATGGGTGTACATACGGATCTATAAAGAAATGACGGGAGGCACGTTTTTGTGAGCCTGTCTCTCGCTAAGTATCTCGGAGCTCACCCCAGCTCAGTGCGTGGAcatattcttccttccttccatagcCACACACTTTTGCTTAGTTTGCTCCGTCGATCCCTGCCTGACGGGCACTTGGGTTGATTCCGCTCTTCGGCTTTACAAATACAaggggaaattaaaaaattcGTGCGAAGATGGagttaaaggataagtttatttcgATGCCATGGTGAAGTCCATTCAGGAGGGGACACGAGCGTCCTTAGGACATCAGTCGTTTGTTTCTGCCAATCTCtccctgttttcttctcttctccgCGTGGTCCTGTCGTCCagcctccctgctgccctgccaGCAACGGTGTCACTTTTCTGTTGTAAACCGCACCGCGCTGGTTTCCACCCTGCCTCTCTGAGGACTGCTACGCCACCCTGTTCCCCCGTGTCTGTCCCTTGAAGTTGGTGCTCCCCCTCGGTCTGTAGTGGCCTTTCCCTTCATGACCTCCTTGGGAACCTTGACCTTTTAGAGAAGTCAGTGAAACCTATAGATCGGAACAAGGTGCACTGCTATCCATACACAGAGTTGTGCCTCTCATCCCGAGCAGTTCACGGGTACCCCTTCGTGAGCACCAGCTCAAGGACATCTGCTCTCACCTACTCAGGGCTTCCTCGCCTGGGTCCTCATTTGCCGATGACTCTGAAATCCACACCTCATGCCTGCATCTCTCTGCAGGCCATCTGTGGCAGGTGTTCTGGAGATGTGCAGCCTGTGTCTGCAGCTGAGGTGGCTGTCCCCCGCCCGTGGGCCTGGTCCTCCATCCACGTCTTAATGGGGGGCAGCTGCAGGTGGCTGGCTACTCAAGCCACAGCCCCGGAGACAACCTCCCCTTCTTCCCTGTCATCCCCACGTCTGTCAGTGATTCTGGAACAGGAGCAAGACACCGTCCGTCCTCCCACGCCACAGCCCTCGTTCAGAGCACCAGCGTCTCTCCCCTGGGGGCTGCTGTGGCCTCCCAACTGGCCTTCTGGCCTCTGGCACCAACTCTCCTCCCCTGAGGGTCTGTTacacagcagcaggggcagccTTCGACACTGCAAGCCGATCATGTCACTTCCCTGTCGACAACTTTCCAAAAACTCCTCCCCGGTCACACAGACAGGTCTTAGTGTGACAGCAAAGACCTCAGGTGCTCGCTCGCTGGCGGCTTCCATCTTCTGTATCTAATTTTACCCAGGAtctctgcactggtgggaagcagGCAGAGAGCTGATACACAGTTTTATTGTGCAAAGGTCTCCTCAGCCATCCAAGCGAGTTCAGAGATCACCGAGTAGAACAGGACCGAGCGTGGGGAACGGCGCCGGCTCACGCACACTGGCTGAGTAGCTGCTGTGTTGGGGAGGTCCCCCCAGGGGCTGCCGACAGGGGGCAGAGAAAGTCCTGCCCCCAAGGGCCTTAGAGTCCGCAGAGGGGACGAGGGGTGGACAGAAGAGGCATCTTCCAAATGCGCTCTTCAAGAAAACACACGCATAGATGCCCGCCGCACGCTGGGCACTGTACCTCTAAGTGAAATGCAGTTGACTGTCCCAAGAAAGGGCACTGCTGTGGCGAGGTGAGAGGCCGGGGTACCTCCAGCTGCAGGGCGTCAGCACAGACTTCCTGGAGAAGAAGAGCTTGAAGGGTGGGAAGGGAGCAGATAGGTGGAGAAGGGGCAGGAAGGGAGCTGCGGGCTCCAAGGGGTGGCCCGGGACCCTGCTCTCCCCCAGCCTCCGGCTGCAGCCTCGGAGGAGGCTTTTCGGAAGCCAGAGGATGGGCACTGCTTGCTATTCTGCACGGTCACATCGCGGACCTTTTAGAGGTCCGGAGGTGCCATTGACCAGTCCCACCAGGTACGTCTGTACTTACCCATCTCGCAGGTGCCGAGAGTAGAGTCCAGAGGAATCCAATTAAAATTTTCAGACGTTTGAAGGACTTGCTGCGTGCTTGGCAGTCGTCGCAGGCATAGAGAAGTGCGTGCAGTGGTTTTCCTCCCTTTGGGCGCAGCGTTATTGGCTACCCAGTGTGGAAACACGCACTTGGCTGTGAGGTGGGGGACAAGAAAGGTTTCTTGAGGGAGCTCCAAGTTGAGCAGAACCCTGACGTAGGGTTGGATTTGTATGGGTCGAGGAGCAGAGGTGAGCTCAGCACAGGCGTGTTCAGGGGACGGTGAGGTCGCCCCGGGGGGCCTGGACGTGGGCATTCAGGGAGGTTGCTCCATGGACATAAGGCAGAAGTACATGGTGGTCCAGATACCGGCCGCTGATAATCACGTCTCCTTGGCCTCCTCTCTACCTGCCCTGTCTTCCGCCAGGACCAGCTCCTCTTCTGCGATGACTGTGACCGTGGCTATCACATGTACTGTTTAAACCCCCCTGTGGCGGAGCCCCCAGAAGGTAATGATGGGAGGGCCACGCAGCTGCTGTTAGCACCACTCACAGCCCTCGCCATGGTGCAGGCCTTGTGCTAAGGGCTTCACGGGTCTGGCTGACTCATCACAACGCTACAAGGTAGGCGTGACCACTGCCATCGTCCACACCGGCAGACAGAGGCCATGTTCAGCCAGCTGACATTTCAAccccagggctgagcaggtgcTTCCCGACGTGCGGCTGCGATGGGGGAGGGGTGAGCTTCCCGGCTCAGCCAAGCTGGTTAAGAGGCACGAGGGTCTCTTTTGGGGGCCCCAGCCCACTGTCCTGAGAGCTTCCTTTCTTCTGCTGGATAGCAGACTTGGTCCCTGGTTTgtgaaaagtcaaaaaaaaaaaccggggTTCACAAGAAGTCAGGGCCACCAGGGTGGGGCTTCAGAGGCCCTGGGGGGGCT
The DNA window shown above is from Lepus europaeus isolate LE1 chromosome 22, mLepTim1.pri, whole genome shotgun sequence and carries:
- the LOC133751427 gene encoding zinc finger protein DPF3-like, whose protein sequence is MAQGHQEEALLLGTPRESVPVLISLDTATSHIILGHPTCLQFTLNMTEAVKTYKWQCIECKSCILCGTSENDDQLLFCDDCDRGYHMYCLNPPVAEPPEGSWSCHLCWELLKEKASAFGCQA